The genomic DNA CAACTGTGATATGCGTTGGAGTAACTGCAAAAATAATTTTGACAACAGTTTCAGGGATAACACCAGTGATCCTTCCATGTTACGATAGTCTTTAGGAGAACTCTCCTTCACAATTTCCAACAAGTCATCAAGCAGTGTAAAGATCACTTGATCAAAGCACTGCAACCACAACTCATTTTGTAGATCTATCCCATCTACCCCTATCAAGCTCCTTTGCAGCATTAAAATTGCATGATTTCTCACTTCTTCTCTTGGATCCGAACACACTTTCCTCACTCCTTGTACTAGCCTAAGCCACATCTCCCCTATATCTTGTTTCATTCTAGAGGCAGCTTCTTCCCCCATGGCCTCATTGGTCTTCAAAGACCAGCTCACTAAACAAATTACAGAACCTGACATTAAATCCAGCGATCTACGTGACCTATCAACATTTCCAACGCGGGACTCAGCAAACTGCTTAGACGCGTTGATGCAAAGCACAAAATTTGCAGGCATAAGGTGAGCCCCATCAGCCATGATGAATTCAAGTGTCTCAAATCCCACTTCAGATGCTTCTGGATGCCTAGCAGTGATGGAAAGCAGGGAGGTGATTGTACGCCAGCCCGCATGAGATCTTATCTGCATCGCATTTGTTTTCACCAGGCGCATAACTTCCTGCGTAATATGTTCACAGTATGCATCAGCAACACGAGCATCAAGTTTCAGTACCAGCTGCAGAGACTTCAGTAACTCATCAGTTAAGTTTTCTTTGTAAGGAAGAAGTCTTTGACATATACGAAGAAGCCCAAATACAGCCTTCTCCACCAAAGTGCAAGGCATCACAGCTGACTGAACAACATCAGTTATATGCTCATAAACACCTTGCCAGAGAAGCATAATCCTGTCACGGTTATTTAGGGTGACTGCAATAAGCAATTCGAGACAAAATACTGCAGTTTCTTCATTTTCCTGAACATTAACTCCCTTGTCAGATCTCCCTGCAGCTGAGATGAGAGCCTGGACGAGCTGTGATAGAGAATCAGCTTGCAGAAATTTGCTCTCACTGAAAATGCTATTGATTTGGCACTTCTGGACCATTTGTAGACAGACCTGATGAGCTGCAAGCTGCTCTTCGGATGGTTGTGGAGCAGGTTCTTCCGTGTCAAAATATAAGAGTTGGCTGAATCGGCCCATTAGACTATATGATCTCCTTGAGGTTGCCGAAGCCAGCGTAAGGGGTGATGGAGAGGAAGTTGAAGCAGATTTCACTCCCTCTGTGTTAAGAGGCGGCTCCAAATCATTAGTTGCATCACTGGCCAGACGAGCAGGAAGAAGGCCTATCTTGTGCAAGCTTAGTACACAGTCCAGAATGTTTTTCCAACCAGAGTGAATATAATCACCATACCTATTGGCTATAGTGAAAATTGCTTCAGTTGCCATTCTGGCTCTGATATCATCTGCCAACATAATTACAGATTCTTCACCAGATAGCGGAAGCATGAGGGTTGTAAATTTACAAAGAGAGACAACCAGATCATTTAGCAAATCATTAAAATGATAAGAAGCTGCAATTCTAGCAACACCCAAGAATCCACCAACACATGTTTGCAAAGCATCTTCCTGCACCACATTATCAAAAACCACAGATAGTGCAGCAATAGCCGGACCTGATAATATAGAAAACATGTCAGGATCCAGTTGATCTCTAGAATCACAACTGATGAATGGAGCAGTTTGTTTGGATTTGTGCATTAGACCAACCCAATGGCTTGGGGTCATTGTTGGAGAACCAGTAGCTTGCTCTGGAGTCATCCTGATCTCATTCTCAGAGATTGAGTGATAAAGCTCGGAGAGGTATTCACGAGGAAGATCATTCCCTCCATTTATGCGCCTATTGTTTCGGATAAAATCTTCTTCAGTCATCTTTTTCTTTACCTGTGCATTGTGTTGATCAGTGTTAAGCATTATGATAGAATATGACAGCACAAGAGCTGCATCTTTGTCACACAGTACACGGGGTGATTGCTCATAATATCTTTCAGCAAATGCTTCCAGGACTCTATGTATCTTTTGTGCCTCTCCAGGCAACTTGAAGGTTTCCAGAAAAACTCGCAATGCAATGTCCAAATTCATGCCTTCAAAATCAAAAGTGCGTGCAAATTCCTGAAGCACTTGTACACAGAATTCGTCGTGACTTCCCAGATAATCTCCAACATGATTCTTATCTAACCCAGTGGTAAACCTGAAAAAGCATGCCACACTTTGTGGATCAAGTTTGTCAGGCAGCAAATGCACTTCCTGAAGATATTCGAGACCTTTCTTGGGATCCCGGTTAAAGTGCTCGGCTCCAATCATTAATTTTTTCTTAATGAACTTCGTCTTATGGACAAAAGGGACCCACTCATTAGGGTTATCATAGTTATCACATCTCAGCCTCCAAAATGACTGATAATCTGTCAAGCCTATTGAAGCTTGTTGTAGAGATGGTAAATCACTTGATATCCTCTCAGCCATGCCATGAATCATTGCACACAGCCCATCCAAAGCAAGAACATGCATAGCAGATAGAGGATTGTTCACTGGAAATGCACTTTTTGAAAGCAGGTTAGCAAGGTCTTCAAAAACATTGCCACAGGAAATGTCACAGTCATAATTGGCATACATCTCAGACATAAATGTCGGTTGCCTGCAGAGATCAACAAGAGTTTCCATAGCAACCTCCTGCTGTTGATATGAGGCTCCATACTTGCTTTTTGCAATCCGTAAAAGGACACtagaaaagaatgcttcaagtTGCAACTTTAACTTCATACGTAGATGATGATACAAATTGAGGACAATGCTACATACTGTGGAAAGAATTAATGGGCTCATTGACAAACCGAACCTTGTCAAATTAAAGAACAAATCATCTTGTATCAATACCAGCAACTTTGGGTGATGTTGAATAGAAGCCCCACTCAATTCAATAGCCGAATTAATCAGACCTAATGCAAAGAGAGGCACATCTTCATCATAAGCTATAGGGTTTGATTTACTGCTCACTTCAATGTTCTCTATTACATTCAAAAGGGAACATAAAAACTCAAAGATTTCAACCACACAAGGTACCCCGTATTGCTCTGTCTTTCTATCCTCTCCCGCTTGAGCAATTTTTTTATCTTGACCATGCACAACTACGTTTACATCCATCTCCTCTTCTGATGTTTCCCTAGAAACATACGCAATCCCATCAGGAGTTGTCTTGTCATCAGATTCTGAACAGACCTGGCCATTATCTTCTAGTTTATTTGCAATAATGTGATTCTCATCTGGTGTGACAACCTGGAAATATGATAGATGCTTTACAATTTTAATTAAAATCGAATACAAAATAGTTTAGTTTCAATACGTACAAGCCAATTAATTTTCATGCAACACCTGAATCTACCAAATCACTTCTAGTGACAGAGAGCATGTGTGCATCACATTATTTCAAATGGAAAAGAGTGGCACAATGATTCACCAAGAATATAACACTGTCATGTCCAAGATGATTAACTAACACCCAGTATCATCATTTTTAAGTATGTCTTATTCATTGCTTTATTACCTAATGGTTATTAAGATGTTTTAATGAATAAATCATGTGTTCTGTCTTAGCCTAGTAATTTTTCATCAAGATTCActtttctttttttcttcctTCCAAGTAACAGATACTAATTTATAGTATATCTAACTCAAGATTTTTGTTAAAGATATATGATACCCTTTTGCactccccccccccccccaaacACCTTAAGGTGATATTTTATATGGTAAATTAAAATGCATACTTTGTAGTGGGTTCGAGTCACAGTACCCCCATTATTCTCAAATATTTAATTCGGACATTAAGGTTATGCTCATGGACTCCTACTTATCCATTCTTCAATCCCAGTATGGGCTTTTTAAGTGGGGAAAAGTTTGGAAATTTGAGTAAGATGTAGTGTCAAAAGAGATATAAAATCCAATTACAGTGGATTCTGAACACCTAAAGGTTTTAGGATAGCTGGTCCTCTAACAATTTGCAATCTATAATACTAATGAAAACTCCATTACTTCGACAATTATGACATAAATTGTATCCTTATCATCCATAAATAGCGATTAAAATGCAAGCTAGTTTTGGTTATTTTCGTTAGTTTTGTAGGTTATAGGTAAAAGAAATCCAGATAAAAGGTCTAACCGGAGCCTTGAATACAGCTGGACTATTTTCTGCATTTCAATATGTACAACCCAAACCTTACTTTAGTACCACCTGAATATATTCATCCTTTACCTCCTATATAGTGCTAAATGCTAATCCCTTAATCCTttaattttatcaatattttCTAATGGGCTAGAACAAGACTGCTGGTGGGCTTTAGTTCACGTGAATACATTATTCAATTAAGAACGAAGTACTAAGACTGTACATCCTTACCTCATCATTGTTGACATGAGAGCTGCCTGCTCGAATATTGGCTTTGTCTATGTTATCAAAATGGGACAGGTGGGTGAAGATACATCTAATCAACTCATGCATTGTGTGGCGTGCTATTCTCTGCAGCAGCTCACCTTTAGAGCTTGCCTGATGAACAACGCGGAAGCAAGCATTTACTATGTTGCATACATGTTGATTACTTAACTTAATTGATGCCTTATTTTTCGTGCAAGCCAAAAGAACCTGAAGTATTTTCATTAGTACCACTTCTTCAGATGCAGGATCGGTCACCTCAAACCGACAACTTGTAACAGCATCAACTATTAGGTGCAAAGCTTCATCGACATTTACTGAATCTAAATCAATTACTTCCAGGGTCAAGATTTTGTAGATCGATGATAAAGCAACACCAGTGATTGGCGCACCAGTTTCATCGGACTGAATAACATCCAAGAATGGTTTAAGATACAAGACTGGGTTAATAGTTCTCCACTGATTCTGCCACATGAATATTTTTTTCCGCAGTTCTTTGAAAGAATGGATGAGAGAGTGCTCTGGTTGATCATCTTCTGCCATATAATTAACTCCCCACCGAACATTCCTCCTCATGACAGTCAAAACTGCACCTATTTCTGAATTCAAAGTTAAAGCAAAAGCACCTCCGGAGGGCCTACTGGAACAGCCATCAAACCCTCGACCAAATGAGTGAGACTGATCGCTTAGGCACCCCATAAACACAATTTCCAAATGCGGTTTACTTCTTCGACAAACCACGACCAACACCCATGCACAGAGCACTCTAACCTGGACAAACCATAACCTT from Apium graveolens cultivar Ventura chromosome 5, ASM990537v1, whole genome shotgun sequence includes the following:
- the LOC141724984 gene encoding ARF guanine-nucleotide exchange factor GNOM-like isoform X1 translates to MSFNIRAPSKWTTASGRHAFQQKHMVRVLCAWVLVVVCRRSKPHLEIVFMGCLSDQSHSFGRGFDGCSSRPSGGAFALTLNSEIGAVLTVMRRNVRWGVNYMAEDDQPEHSLIHSFKELRKKIFMWQNQWRTINPVLYLKPFLDVIQSDETGAPITGVALSSIYKILTLEVIDLDSVNVDEALHLIVDAVTSCRFEVTDPASEEVVLMKILQVLLACTKNKASIKLSNQHVCNIVNACFRVVHQASSKGELLQRIARHTMHELIRCIFTHLSHFDNIDKANIRAGSSHVNNDEVVTPDENHIIANKLEDNGQVCSESDDKTTPDGIAYVSRETSEEEMDVNVVVHGQDKKIAQAGEDRKTEQYGVPCVVEIFEFLCSLLNVIENIEVSSKSNPIAYDEDVPLFALGLINSAIELSGASIQHHPKLLVLIQDDLFFNLTRFGLSMSPLILSTVCSIVLNLYHHLRMKLKLQLEAFFSSVLLRIAKSKYGASYQQQEVAMETLVDLCRQPTFMSEMYANYDCDISCGNVFEDLANLLSKSAFPVNNPLSAMHVLALDGLCAMIHGMAERISSDLPSLQQASIGLTDYQSFWRLRCDNYDNPNEWVPFVHKTKFIKKKLMIGAEHFNRDPKKGLEYLQEVHLLPDKLDPQSVACFFRFTTGLDKNHVGDYLGSHDEFCVQVLQEFARTFDFEGMNLDIALRVFLETFKLPGEAQKIHRVLEAFAERYYEQSPRVLCDKDAALVLSYSIIMLNTDQHNAQVKKKMTEEDFIRNNRRINGGNDLPREYLSELYHSISENEIRMTPEQATGSPTMTPSHWVGLMHKSKQTAPFISCDSRDQLDPDMFSILSGPAIAALSVVFDNVVQEDALQTCVGGFLGVARIAASYHFNDLLNDLVVSLCKFTTLMLPLSGEESVIMLADDIRARMATEAIFTIANRYGDYIHSGWKNILDCVLSLHKIGLLPARLASDATNDLEPPLNTEGVKSASTSSPSPLTLASATSRRSYSLMGRFSQLLYFDTEEPAPQPSEEQLAAHQVCLQMVQKCQINSIFSESKFLQADSLSQLVQALISAAGRSDKGVNVQENEETAVFCLELLIAVTLNNRDRIMLLWQGVYEHITDVVQSAVMPCTLVEKAVFGLLRICQRLLPYKENLTDELLKSLQLVLKLDARVADAYCEHITQEVMRLVKTNAMQIRSHAGWRTITSLLSITARHPEASEVGFETLEFIMADGAHLMPANFVLCINASKQFAESRVGNVDRSRRSLDLMSGSVICLVSWSLKTNEAMGEEAASRMKQDIGEMWLRLVQGVRKVCSDPREEVRNHAILMLQRSLIGVDGIDLQNELWLQCFDQVIFTLLDDLLEIVKESSPKDYRNMEGSLVLSLKLLSKLFLQLLQRISQLKTFSKLWLEVLNCFERCMKVKFRGKRCEKIHELVPELLKNTLLVMKTSGVLVPDDNGEDSLWQLTWLHVKDIAPSLHLEIFPANEMKQLQSNDTETGGN
- the LOC141724984 gene encoding ARF guanine-nucleotide exchange factor GNOM-like isoform X2, with the translated sequence MGCLSDQSHSFGRGFDGCSSRPSGGAFALTLNSEIGAVLTVMRRNVRWGVNYMAEDDQPEHSLIHSFKELRKKIFMWQNQWRTINPVLYLKPFLDVIQSDETGAPITGVALSSIYKILTLEVIDLDSVNVDEALHLIVDAVTSCRFEVTDPASEEVVLMKILQVLLACTKNKASIKLSNQHVCNIVNACFRVVHQASSKGELLQRIARHTMHELIRCIFTHLSHFDNIDKANIRAGSSHVNNDEVVTPDENHIIANKLEDNGQVCSESDDKTTPDGIAYVSRETSEEEMDVNVVVHGQDKKIAQAGEDRKTEQYGVPCVVEIFEFLCSLLNVIENIEVSSKSNPIAYDEDVPLFALGLINSAIELSGASIQHHPKLLVLIQDDLFFNLTRFGLSMSPLILSTVCSIVLNLYHHLRMKLKLQLEAFFSSVLLRIAKSKYGASYQQQEVAMETLVDLCRQPTFMSEMYANYDCDISCGNVFEDLANLLSKSAFPVNNPLSAMHVLALDGLCAMIHGMAERISSDLPSLQQASIGLTDYQSFWRLRCDNYDNPNEWVPFVHKTKFIKKKLMIGAEHFNRDPKKGLEYLQEVHLLPDKLDPQSVACFFRFTTGLDKNHVGDYLGSHDEFCVQVLQEFARTFDFEGMNLDIALRVFLETFKLPGEAQKIHRVLEAFAERYYEQSPRVLCDKDAALVLSYSIIMLNTDQHNAQVKKKMTEEDFIRNNRRINGGNDLPREYLSELYHSISENEIRMTPEQATGSPTMTPSHWVGLMHKSKQTAPFISCDSRDQLDPDMFSILSGPAIAALSVVFDNVVQEDALQTCVGGFLGVARIAASYHFNDLLNDLVVSLCKFTTLMLPLSGEESVIMLADDIRARMATEAIFTIANRYGDYIHSGWKNILDCVLSLHKIGLLPARLASDATNDLEPPLNTEGVKSASTSSPSPLTLASATSRRSYSLMGRFSQLLYFDTEEPAPQPSEEQLAAHQVCLQMVQKCQINSIFSESKFLQADSLSQLVQALISAAGRSDKGVNVQENEETAVFCLELLIAVTLNNRDRIMLLWQGVYEHITDVVQSAVMPCTLVEKAVFGLLRICQRLLPYKENLTDELLKSLQLVLKLDARVADAYCEHITQEVMRLVKTNAMQIRSHAGWRTITSLLSITARHPEASEVGFETLEFIMADGAHLMPANFVLCINASKQFAESRVGNVDRSRRSLDLMSGSVICLVSWSLKTNEAMGEEAASRMKQDIGEMWLRLVQGVRKVCSDPREEVRNHAILMLQRSLIGVDGIDLQNELWLQCFDQVIFTLLDDLLEIVKESSPKDYRNMEGSLVLSLKLLSKLFLQLLQRISQLKTFSKLWLEVLNCFERCMKVKFRGKRCEKIHELVPELLKNTLLVMKTSGVLVPDDNGEDSLWQLTWLHVKDIAPSLHLEIFPANEMKQLQSNDTETGGN